The stretch of DNA GGTTGATCGTCAAACGTGGGCTGTGTACGTTGCTGCATAGCAAGCCTCCGCGAGGTGTGGATGTTTTTGGGCAAACAGAAATCTAAACACCACGTGCGAGGCTTGCTATGTTAAACATCGGGTCTCTCCCGCTGTCCCGCTCTCCCGCTGTCCCGCTCTCCCGCTGTCCCGCTGTCCCGCTGTCCACTTGTTCTCCCGGCGATGAAAAGCTAACTTGGGCTGATAACAAAGGCCTATGAGCGTCCGATACACGTTTCAGGAAAGTCTGGCCGGGTTCCGGCGCAATCGTGCCGCCACGATCATTACGATCTTCACGGTCAGCATTTCCCTATTGCTCCTGGGGGTGTTCGCGATCATTACGCTGAACTTCTCCGCAATCGTCGACCAGATACGCAACCGCGTGGAAGTGGAGGCGTTCCTGCGCGAAGGGCTGTCGGCAGACCAGCACCGCGAACTTGGCGTACGCATGCGCTCGCTCCGTGGTGTCGAGGAGGTGACCTACATCTCCAAGGAAGAAGCCGCAAAAATCTTCCAGAAAGAATTCGGCGAGACGTACGCGGACTTCCTCGACGACAATCCCCTGCCCTCCTCCTTCCGCCTGAAGATGTACGCGGGGTACGACAATCCCGACAGTGTGGCGGCCATCGCCGAGCGGGTCAAACGCATGCGCGGCGTGGAGGATGTCGTATACCGCAAACAATTCCTGTCGCTGATCGACACGCGGGCGCGTGCCTTCAGTTATGCGACCCTGTTTATCGGCATCGTGCTGGGGCTGTCGGCCGTGATACTCGTGGCGAACACGATCCGCCTCACCATCGAGGCCAAACGCGGCATCATCCGCACGATGAAACTGGTGGGCGCCACCTCGATGTTTATCCGCATGCCTTTTGTCATCGAGGGTGTGTTGCACGGCCTCATTGGCGGGGTCCTCGCCTCGATTCTGCTGGGTCTCGTCTTTGCCTTCTTCATCAGTCCCATTTCGGAGGACCTGCTCGTTAATATCGCCGTTGACGCGGTGTTCTATTTTTACCTCATCGTCCTGGGCGCGATACTCGGTCTCGTCGGCAGCGTCGTGTCCATCGGACGCTTCCTCCGCGAAGCGCTCGTTATCCAATAACGATCTGCCGCTGGTCTCGAGGGTCGTAGCTCCTAACACTCGTGTGAGGATATGGGAGAGCGGGAGAGCGGGACAGCGGGAGCGGAACAACGAAATAGTGTCTCGCTGAGCGGAGTCGAAGCGCGACGGGACAGCGGGAGAGCGGGACAGCGGGAGAGCGGGACAGCGGGAGCGGAACAACGAAATAGTGTCTCGCTGAGCGGAGTCGAAGCGCGACGGGACAGCGGGAGCGGAACAACGAAATAGTGTCTCGCTGAGCGGAGTCGAAGCGCGACGGGACAGCGGGACAGCGGGACAGCGGGACAGCGGGAGCGGAACAACGAAATAGTGTCTCGCTGAGCGGAGTCGAAGCGCGACGGGACAGCGGGACAGCGGGAGCGGAACAACGAAATAGTGTCTCGCTGAGCGGAGTCGAAGCGCGACGGGACAGCGGGACAGCGGGAGAGCGGGACAGCGGGACGGATTAGTTGGATGCAATCCGTATTATACGCGTGTTCCTTGTGAGACATCTCGTGGTCTCCTCTTCTCCCGGTCGCATTTCTCTGCCCCTCAGCGTTCTCCTATATCCTAGCTCCTGTATCCTACCTCCTGAAAAACGTATCCTATCTCCTTCAAGACTCGGAACCGATCCCGCGACTTTGCATCCACGAACTGACCGACACAGAAACATGCCCAACTACCCCTTCCATCTCACACCCGGCGGACCACGCCTGGTCACCTACGCCTTCGAAAAGACGGGAGGAAAAAACTGGCGGTACGATGCCGAGATGCTGTACATCGGCAGCAGCTACGGCGAAAATGTTTTTGCCATGGCCGAGCAGTTTCCAGGATCGATAGTCGGCGCTGACGAGGACGCGGAGGCGCTGTTCTTCTGCAAATCGCGTGTCGGCGACCTGCGGCCGCGTGTCTCCTTCAGGATGATGTCGCCCGTCGCGCTCGATCCGCGCGACGGCACCGTCGACGCGGTGATTGTCGACGGGGTTCTTTCGAGCTACAACAAGCGCAAACTGCTGCGCGAGGTGCGGCGTGTGCTGAAGCCCGGGGCTCCGCTGCTTATCGCCGCACCGGTGTGGCTCGAGGACGGTGCGCCCACGGGCATACGGGGCGTGTGGGAGACACGTGAATACACAGTGCCCACACGCGCGGAACTCGCGGACCTGCTCGCCGAATGCGGATTCCGCATCGTGCACGAGAGCGACCAGACACGCGTCCTCGAACCCTTCTACAAGCAGTTCATGACCGACGTGAAAAAATTGGCCGCTGCGGGCTTCGAGGAATTCAAGCAGCACCGCGCGCTCGTGAAACACTACAAACACGAGATCGACATGTACTTCAAACACGGCGGACGGCGCTACATGGGCTATGTCGTGATCGGCGCTCGGGCCGCGGGCGAAGAAGGCGGTGTTCAGAATCCAGAACCCGGCATACGGAGTTCGGAAGCTGAAACAACAGCGCCGGGCGAGGGGATTCAGAATATCGGATCGGATACTCCGCTATCACCGGACGCGGATTTCCCGCTCATGTAAACACCCCGCTCTCCCGTCGCCCCTCGACAAGCTCGGGGTGACACAGCGTTCTGGTCCCGCTGTCCCGTCGCGCTTCGACTCCGCTCAGCGAGACACTATTTCGCTGTTCCGCTCCCGCTGTGCCTACCCCAGCATCCCTTCAATCCACGCGGCGACCACACGCACGGCGATGGCGTTGGTGGCTTCGAAGGGAACGATAAGGTCCGCGTAGCGCTTGCTCGGTGCGACGTACTGTTCGAACATGGGCCGCACGCTCGAGAGGTATTGCTGACGCACACTTTCGACCGAACGTCCGCGTTCGGCGATGTCGCGCTCGAGACGGCGCAGCAGGCGCAGGTCGTCGGTGGCGTCGATAAACAGGCGCAGATCCATCTCCTCGCGCAATTCGGGTTCCGACAGCACGAGGATGCCGTCGACCAGCACCACGGGGCGCGGGAGCAGCGTCACCGTCTCTGCGAGCCGCCTGTGTGTCGAGAAATCGTAGACGGGCTGCTCCACGGGAAGACCCGCCCGCAATGCGCGCAGGTGTTCGACAGCCAGTTCGGTTTCGAGCGCGTCGGGATGGTCGTAATTGATCTTTGCGGGATCCGGCACCGGCATCGCGTCGAGATCGTGATAATAGGCATCGTGCTGGAAGAGCAGGATGGATTCTTCACCAAGCCGGTCCGCCAGTTGCCGGGCAAAGGTCGTTTTTCCGGAACCGCTGCCGCCGGCGATGCCGACAATGATGGTGCGTGTAGTCTGATCGTTCATGATGGACACGAATCTACGACGCGCGCGGCGGTGCGGCAAACGTGCGGGGGCCGGAAGAGACA from Ignavibacteriota bacterium encodes:
- a CDS encoding ABC transporter permease, which produces MSVRYTFQESLAGFRRNRAATIITIFTVSISLLLLGVFAIITLNFSAIVDQIRNRVEVEAFLREGLSADQHRELGVRMRSLRGVEEVTYISKEEAAKIFQKEFGETYADFLDDNPLPSSFRLKMYAGYDNPDSVAAIAERVKRMRGVEDVVYRKQFLSLIDTRARAFSYATLFIGIVLGLSAVILVANTIRLTIEAKRGIIRTMKLVGATSMFIRMPFVIEGVLHGLIGGVLASILLGLVFAFFISPISEDLLVNIAVDAVFYFYLIVLGAILGLVGSVVSIGRFLREALVIQ
- a CDS encoding methyltransferase domain-containing protein, encoding MPNYPFHLTPGGPRLVTYAFEKTGGKNWRYDAEMLYIGSSYGENVFAMAEQFPGSIVGADEDAEALFFCKSRVGDLRPRVSFRMMSPVALDPRDGTVDAVIVDGVLSSYNKRKLLREVRRVLKPGAPLLIAAPVWLEDGAPTGIRGVWETREYTVPTRAELADLLAECGFRIVHESDQTRVLEPFYKQFMTDVKKLAAAGFEEFKQHRALVKHYKHEIDMYFKHGGRRYMGYVVIGARAAGEEGGVQNPEPGIRSSEAETTAPGEGIQNIGSDTPLSPDADFPLM
- the udk gene encoding uridine kinase encodes the protein MNDQTTRTIIVGIAGGSGSGKTTFARQLADRLGEESILLFQHDAYYHDLDAMPVPDPAKINYDHPDALETELAVEHLRALRAGLPVEQPVYDFSTHRRLAETVTLLPRPVVLVDGILVLSEPELREEMDLRLFIDATDDLRLLRRLERDIAERGRSVESVRQQYLSSVRPMFEQYVAPSKRYADLIVPFEATNAIAVRVVAAWIEGMLG